In Paenibacillus sp. G2S3, a single window of DNA contains:
- a CDS encoding response regulator transcription factor — translation MRILIVEDELHLAEALTQILKKHNYSVDAVHDGRSGLDYAMSGIYDLLLLDIMLPEMDGVSVLKALRKKGVSTPVILLTAKGEITDMVTGLDYGADDYIAKPFSSEILLARIRAVLRRKNEVIPDDALKFGDIELNTSTLKLTVGGKEIKLNLKESELLELLILRKQAVTSKEQIIEKLWGFDSDAEHNNVEVYISFLRKKLTFLNSAVRISTIRNVGYVLEVTT, via the coding sequence ATGAGAATATTAATCGTAGAAGACGAGCTTCATCTCGCTGAAGCCTTAACTCAAATATTAAAAAAACATAATTATTCGGTGGACGCAGTCCATGACGGTAGATCGGGTCTGGATTACGCAATGAGCGGGATTTATGATTTGCTGCTGCTCGACATTATGTTGCCTGAGATGGATGGGGTTAGTGTCCTCAAGGCGCTGCGCAAGAAAGGGGTGTCCACTCCCGTTATCCTGCTTACCGCAAAGGGTGAGATAACAGATATGGTCACTGGCCTGGACTATGGCGCTGATGATTATATCGCCAAACCTTTTTCCTCGGAGATCCTGCTAGCAAGAATAAGAGCTGTACTAAGACGTAAAAACGAGGTTATTCCAGATGACGCTTTAAAGTTCGGGGATATTGAACTGAATACTTCGACCTTGAAGCTTACCGTGGGTGGCAAAGAGATCAAGCTGAACCTAAAGGAAAGTGAATTATTGGAGCTTCTGATCTTGAGGAAACAAGCGGTAACCTCCAAAGAACAAATTATTGAGAAGTTATGGGGGTTTGATTCCGATGCTGAACACAACAATGTGGAGGTGTACATTTCTTTTTTACGAAAAAAACTTACTTTCCTGAATTCGGCTGTACGTATTAGTACGATCAGAAACGTAGGGTATGTATTAGAGGTGACGACCTAA
- a CDS encoding HAMP domain-containing sensor histidine kinase: protein MFTKLRNRFLIVNLVTISVMMLVAFISIYVIMYQNVQNDINMDLHRIMENHKSPSGDTGRLDAIKGSPSLDSENNKRMDNGTPPPERTVSFMLKIDKASNLIGKDSKFTMDDEFYNTALQEALSSDKDTGRFTLDSSKWIFNIQHNNEGAMLVFLDITAQQNILTNLIYTFSVVGSVMLIILYFTSRFFANRSITPVKEAFDKQKQFIADASHELKTPLTIINTNADVLLSNSDDTIHNQSKWLHYIKSETERMTSLTNDLLYLTEMDDSRSTMMYSKFNLSEAVENIILTMEAVIFEKNVSLEYDIQPDLTVQGNSEQIKQVIMILLDNAVKYTNPKGSVTLILKKQHNDVVLSVTNTGEGIAPEHLTRIFDRFYRTDASRARKQGGYGLGLAIAKSIVEQHKGKIYAKSTVGESTTFYVHLS, encoded by the coding sequence ATGTTTACGAAGCTCAGGAATCGATTCCTTATTGTTAACCTAGTAACCATCTCGGTGATGATGCTGGTAGCCTTCATCTCGATTTATGTGATTATGTACCAAAATGTCCAAAACGATATCAATATGGATCTTCACAGAATCATGGAGAATCACAAGTCACCTAGCGGTGACACCGGTCGACTTGATGCTATCAAAGGAAGCCCCTCGTTGGATTCCGAAAATAATAAACGTATGGATAACGGAACACCCCCTCCAGAACGGACAGTTTCATTTATGCTGAAGATAGATAAAGCATCGAACCTGATCGGGAAAGATTCCAAATTCACTATGGATGATGAATTCTATAATACAGCTCTGCAAGAAGCTCTAAGTTCCGATAAAGATACCGGAAGGTTCACCTTGGATAGCAGCAAGTGGATCTTCAATATTCAGCATAATAACGAAGGGGCTATGCTTGTATTTCTAGACATCACCGCTCAACAAAATATTCTGACCAATTTAATCTATACGTTCTCCGTGGTTGGATCGGTGATGCTGATTATCTTATACTTCACAAGCCGGTTCTTCGCTAATCGTTCCATCACACCGGTGAAGGAGGCTTTTGATAAACAGAAACAGTTTATTGCGGATGCTTCCCATGAACTGAAGACTCCACTGACCATTATTAACACCAACGCAGATGTTCTTCTATCCAACAGTGATGACACTATTCATAATCAGTCGAAGTGGCTGCACTATATCAAATCAGAAACAGAGAGAATGACCAGTCTGACTAATGATCTATTGTATCTCACCGAAATGGACGACTCCAGATCGACTATGATGTATTCGAAGTTCAATCTCAGCGAAGCGGTTGAGAATATTATTTTAACGATGGAAGCCGTTATCTTTGAGAAAAATGTGTCGCTGGAGTATGACATTCAACCTGATTTAACAGTGCAAGGTAACAGTGAACAGATTAAGCAAGTCATCATGATTCTCTTGGACAATGCCGTGAAATATACGAATCCTAAAGGCTCAGTCACCCTGATCTTGAAGAAGCAACATAACGATGTTGTGCTATCAGTCACTAATACAGGTGAGGGCATTGCGCCAGAACACTTAACAAGAATCTTTGATCGATTCTATCGTACAGATGCTTCCAGGGCGCGTAAACAAGGGGGTTATGGCCTAGGTCTGGCGATTGCCAAATCCATCGTTGAACAGCATAAAGGAAAAATTTACGCCAAAAGCACGGTCGGTGAATCCACCACCTTTTACGTTCATCTTTCATAA
- a CDS encoding class I SAM-dependent methyltransferase, translated as MNNKERFSNRVDSYVKYRPSYPKEAIDYLYNTIGLKSNCDIADIGAGTGIFSALLLERGSRVTAVEPNPEMRRAAEEKFAKDNHFRVLPGSAEKTELSDHSIDFIVCAQAFHWFDRAAAQLEFKRILKPGAKAILIWNSRRTYGTPFLEEYEQLVQAFGTDYTQVNHKNITPEILSSFFKTGQMQVAHFSNQQVFDFEGLSGRARSSSYIPAPGDPRYENMMTELRNLFERNKQDDKVVFEYETEVYWGEV; from the coding sequence ATGAATAACAAAGAACGGTTCTCAAATCGGGTAGATTCGTATGTGAAATATCGCCCGAGTTATCCTAAAGAAGCCATTGATTATTTATACAATACGATTGGGCTAAAATCGAATTGTGATATTGCCGATATTGGCGCAGGAACGGGAATATTCTCAGCACTGCTTCTAGAGCGCGGGAGTCGTGTGACTGCCGTTGAACCGAATCCGGAAATGCGTAGAGCTGCGGAAGAGAAGTTCGCAAAGGATAACCATTTCCGCGTATTGCCAGGTTCTGCCGAAAAGACAGAATTGTCGGACCATTCCATAGACTTTATCGTGTGTGCCCAAGCATTTCACTGGTTTGATAGGGCCGCAGCGCAATTGGAATTCAAGCGGATTCTTAAACCGGGTGCAAAGGCGATTCTGATATGGAATTCTCGGCGTACTTACGGTACCCCATTTCTGGAGGAATATGAGCAGCTCGTGCAAGCCTTCGGCACCGACTACACTCAAGTTAATCATAAGAACATTACCCCTGAAATCCTTAGCTCCTTTTTTAAGACAGGGCAGATGCAAGTAGCGCACTTTAGCAATCAGCAGGTGTTTGATTTCGAGGGATTAAGTGGGCGAGCGAGATCGTCTTCCTATATTCCGGCCCCCGGAGATCCACGTTACGAGAACATGATGACGGAGCTGCGGAACCTATTTGAACGAAATAAGCAGGATGATAAAGTAGTTTTTGAATATGAGACTGAGGTCTATTGGGGCGAGGTATAA